In one Pyxidicoccus xibeiensis genomic region, the following are encoded:
- a CDS encoding ELWxxDGT repeat protein: MMKHWRPLPLLLALAAGCAPLMEDEAAPPLTDTAQAARDGREWKPCGSTPRLLRDIRPGLEDGFIHSQVHGNGALFFSASDGTHGSELWRSSGTGGTGTFMVKDIAVGLDSSGPTDLTMVGDRLFFIADDEVRGRALWASDGTEAGTYLVKRVLPIDASQADGQTLVAYKERLYFSSVLPDGTDGYELWTSDGTEAGTFMVADLAPGPDGSFPRRFYVHDGSLYFVISQGDENWLVRSEGGPGVTPLFKVFEDTVIFRMKSVGRKLFFLVDPDEGEADLYVTDGTAAGTRFLRFFPGEYPHDMVALHGKLYFSAGSGTPEGEELWVSDGTRSGTRRVKDIRAGATGSEPAFLTVAGGRIFFAADDGERGRELWVSDGTTRGTVLFRDLEPGAPGSSPSDMTAIQDWLFFGATTEGRGSEPWVSDGTAAGTRALDEVAPGAASSSPRDFIRSGWDVFFTADDGRTGRELYALPFRPEDHCSQAR; the protein is encoded by the coding sequence ATGATGAAGCACTGGCGTCCACTACCGCTGCTGCTGGCCCTCGCGGCCGGCTGCGCGCCGCTGATGGAGGACGAAGCGGCGCCGCCATTGACGGACACCGCGCAGGCCGCGAGGGATGGGCGTGAGTGGAAGCCCTGTGGCTCCACCCCGCGTCTGCTGAGGGACATCCGCCCGGGGCTGGAGGATGGCTTCATCCACAGCCAGGTCCACGGCAACGGCGCCCTCTTCTTCTCCGCGAGCGATGGCACCCATGGCTCCGAGCTGTGGCGGAGCAGCGGCACGGGCGGCACCGGCACCTTCATGGTCAAGGACATCGCCGTGGGGCTGGACAGCTCGGGCCCCACGGACCTGACGATGGTGGGAGACCGGCTCTTCTTCATCGCGGACGACGAGGTGCGGGGCCGGGCCCTCTGGGCGAGCGACGGCACGGAGGCGGGCACGTACCTGGTGAAGCGGGTGCTCCCCATCGACGCCAGCCAGGCGGACGGGCAGACGCTGGTGGCCTACAAGGAGCGGCTCTACTTCTCGAGCGTGCTTCCCGACGGCACCGACGGCTACGAGCTGTGGACGAGCGATGGCACGGAGGCGGGCACCTTCATGGTCGCGGACCTCGCCCCGGGCCCGGACGGCTCCTTCCCGCGCCGCTTCTACGTCCATGACGGCTCCCTCTACTTCGTCATCAGCCAGGGGGACGAGAACTGGCTGGTGCGCAGCGAAGGCGGGCCCGGCGTCACTCCCCTCTTCAAGGTCTTCGAGGACACGGTCATCTTCCGCATGAAGTCCGTGGGCCGGAAGCTCTTCTTCCTGGTGGACCCGGACGAGGGCGAGGCCGACCTCTACGTCACGGATGGAACGGCCGCGGGCACGCGCTTCCTCCGGTTCTTCCCCGGTGAGTACCCCCACGACATGGTCGCGCTCCACGGCAAGCTGTACTTCAGCGCCGGCTCGGGCACTCCGGAGGGCGAGGAGCTGTGGGTGAGCGACGGGACGCGCTCGGGCACGCGGCGCGTGAAGGACATCCGGGCGGGTGCGACGGGCTCGGAGCCCGCGTTCCTGACGGTGGCCGGAGGGCGCATCTTCTTCGCCGCGGATGACGGCGAGCGCGGACGCGAGCTGTGGGTGAGCGACGGGACGACGCGCGGCACCGTGCTCTTCAGGGACCTGGAGCCGGGAGCCCCAGGCTCCTCGCCGTCGGACATGACGGCCATCCAGGACTGGCTCTTCTTCGGCGCGACGACCGAGGGACGCGGGTCCGAGCCCTGGGTGAGCGACGGCACGGCGGCCGGGACGCGAGCGCTCGACGAGGTGGCTCCGGGCGCGGCCTCGTCGTCGCCTCGAGACTTCATCCGCTCCGGCTGGGACGTGTTCTTCACCGCTGATGACGGGCGTACCGGACGCGAGCTCTACGCCTTGCCCTTCCGTCCGGAGGACCACTGCTCCCAGGCGCGGTAG
- a CDS encoding threonine synthase, which translates to MSLEHMTGLRCVHCGHAHRVEDVAYTCPKCGIEGILDVEYDYERVARTLTRQALAQRPLAQWRYEELLPFDAAAARPALHVGMTPVYEAPALARDVGLERLVLKDEGRNPTGSFKDRSSALAVMKAREVGRDTVACASAGNAAASLAGFAAVLGMKSVIFVPQRTPEPKLAQLLVTGAQVLRVEGSYDDAYWLCQSACERYGWYNRNCAINPYLVEGKKTAGLELAEQLGERMTDWVAVSVGDGCTLAGLWKGLKELKRLGLVERLPRMLGVQAAGASPVAAALETGALKPVEARTVADSIAVGWPRNWRKAVAAVRESHGCIVRVEDAELLEAQGRMARKTGVFAEPAAAAAMAGVVRAVREGRVGPKESATIVVTGHGLKDVRTAMQGLPPPLDVPPRLEALEALLARSG; encoded by the coding sequence ATGTCGCTGGAGCACATGACCGGGCTGCGCTGCGTGCACTGCGGACACGCACACCGCGTGGAAGACGTCGCGTACACCTGCCCGAAGTGCGGCATCGAAGGCATCCTGGACGTGGAGTACGACTACGAGCGCGTGGCCCGCACGTTGACGCGGCAGGCCCTGGCGCAAAGGCCGCTGGCCCAGTGGCGCTACGAGGAGCTGCTGCCCTTCGACGCGGCGGCCGCGCGGCCGGCGCTGCACGTGGGCATGACGCCCGTGTACGAGGCCCCGGCGCTGGCGAGGGACGTCGGCCTGGAGCGGCTGGTGCTGAAGGACGAGGGCCGCAACCCGACGGGCTCGTTCAAGGACCGCTCGAGCGCCCTCGCGGTGATGAAGGCCCGTGAGGTGGGGCGCGACACGGTGGCGTGCGCGTCCGCGGGCAACGCGGCGGCATCACTGGCCGGCTTCGCGGCGGTGCTGGGGATGAAGAGCGTCATCTTCGTGCCCCAGCGGACGCCGGAGCCGAAGCTGGCGCAGCTGCTGGTGACGGGCGCGCAGGTGCTGCGGGTGGAGGGCAGCTACGACGACGCCTACTGGCTCTGCCAGTCCGCCTGTGAGCGCTACGGCTGGTACAACCGCAACTGCGCCATCAACCCGTACCTGGTGGAGGGGAAGAAGACGGCGGGGCTGGAGCTGGCCGAGCAGCTGGGCGAGCGGATGACGGACTGGGTGGCGGTGTCCGTCGGGGATGGCTGCACGCTGGCGGGACTGTGGAAGGGGCTGAAGGAGCTGAAGCGGCTGGGGCTGGTGGAGCGGCTGCCGCGGATGCTGGGCGTGCAGGCCGCCGGCGCTTCACCGGTGGCCGCGGCGCTGGAGACCGGGGCGCTGAAGCCGGTGGAAGCGCGGACGGTGGCGGACTCCATCGCGGTGGGCTGGCCACGCAACTGGCGCAAGGCGGTGGCCGCGGTGCGCGAGTCTCACGGGTGCATCGTGCGGGTGGAGGACGCGGAGCTGCTGGAGGCCCAGGGGCGGATGGCGCGCAAGACGGGCGTCTTCGCCGAGCCTGCCGCCGCCGCCGCCATGGCCGGTGTGGTGCGGGCGGTCCGTGAGGGCCGCGTGGGCCCGAAGGAGAGCGCGACCATCGTCGTCACCGGGCATGGGCTGAAGGACGTCCGCACGGCGATGCAGGGCCTGCCGCCGCCGCTGGACGTGCCGCCGCGCCTGGAGGCGCTGGAGGCACTGCTCGCCCGGAGCGGCTGA
- the sbnA gene encoding 2,3-diaminopropionate biosynthesis protein SbnA encodes MANELAQRMVTLGALLRETPVLPLQCEGIHLYAKLESHNPIGSVKDRPAYWLLKSALERGQLDARSTIVESSSGNFANALAAYCRLLGLSFIPVIDPNIAPGYESVLRRLCERVVKVEERDDTGGFLKTRLAKVKELVESVPGAYWTNQYGNPDAMQAHYRLTGEEIARAFTQLDYVFLGVSTGGTLSGVSHRLKEKFPSVRIIAVDAEGSVIFGGTPRKRHIPGIGASICPDLVKQARIDDVVKIPESETAQACQELLRRHGLFVGGSSGSAYAAIKRYLPRMRSLTPPHVLFLCADGGAAYLETLYNPAWTSRLE; translated from the coding sequence ATGGCCAACGAGCTGGCGCAGCGGATGGTGACCCTGGGGGCGCTCCTCAGGGAGACGCCCGTGCTTCCTCTTCAGTGCGAGGGCATCCACCTCTACGCGAAGCTGGAGAGCCATAATCCCATCGGTAGCGTCAAGGACCGCCCGGCCTACTGGCTCCTCAAGTCGGCGCTCGAGCGCGGGCAGCTGGATGCCCGCAGCACCATCGTCGAGTCGTCCTCGGGCAACTTCGCCAACGCCCTGGCCGCGTACTGCCGGCTGCTCGGCCTCTCGTTCATCCCCGTCATCGACCCCAACATCGCCCCGGGCTACGAGTCCGTCCTGCGCCGGCTGTGCGAGCGCGTCGTCAAGGTCGAGGAGCGGGACGACACCGGCGGCTTCCTCAAGACGCGCCTGGCGAAGGTGAAGGAGCTGGTGGAGAGCGTGCCCGGCGCCTACTGGACCAACCAGTACGGCAATCCGGATGCAATGCAGGCGCACTACCGGCTCACGGGCGAGGAGATTGCCCGGGCCTTCACCCAGCTCGACTACGTGTTCCTGGGTGTCAGCACCGGCGGCACCCTCTCCGGCGTGTCCCACCGCCTCAAGGAGAAGTTCCCCTCGGTGAGGATCATCGCCGTGGATGCCGAGGGCTCGGTCATCTTCGGTGGCACGCCGCGCAAGCGTCATATCCCCGGCATCGGCGCGAGCATCTGCCCCGACCTGGTGAAGCAGGCCCGCATCGACGACGTGGTGAAGATTCCGGAGAGCGAGACGGCCCAGGCCTGCCAGGAGCTGCTGCGGCGCCACGGCCTCTTCGTGGGGGGCTCGTCCGGCTCCGCCTACGCCGCCATCAAGCGCTACCTGCCCAGGATGCGCTCCCTCACGCCCCCCCACGTCCTCTTCCTCTGCGCGGATGGCGGTGCGGCCTATCTCGAAACCCTCTACAACCCGGCGTGGACCTCCCGCCTCGAGTAA
- the sbnB gene encoding 2,3-diaminopropionate biosynthesis protein SbnB, with protein MSFDFSVITGKVAHDIIHSDIPECMRRVEAAYLTHQDGRSVNPDSYFLRFPEKPDARIIALPAYLGGDVGVSGIKWIASYPSNVQRGFPRASAVLVLNNYETGYPFACLESSIISAARTAGSAVLGAQWMNGGKRHARCLGIVGNGLIARYIYQFLLQAGWEVDEVLLHDSTPGESERFAREVCLPERHQRVGSAPDLNTCLRRSDVIVLATTAGTPHITDWELLAHNPVVLHISLRDIAPELVLRSYNIVDDVEHVMKANTSPHLAEKLSGGRGFVTGTLAQLIRGECKVDRSRPALFSPFGLGVLDLAVGHWVYERAVAEGTALQVPDFFFELKR; from the coding sequence ATGAGCTTCGACTTCTCCGTCATCACCGGCAAGGTCGCCCACGACATCATCCACAGCGACATCCCCGAGTGCATGCGTCGCGTGGAAGCCGCCTACCTGACGCACCAGGACGGCCGCTCCGTCAACCCGGACAGCTACTTCCTGCGCTTCCCCGAGAAGCCTGACGCTCGCATCATCGCGCTGCCCGCCTACCTGGGCGGAGACGTGGGCGTGTCCGGCATCAAGTGGATTGCGAGCTACCCGTCCAACGTGCAGCGCGGCTTTCCCCGCGCCTCCGCGGTGCTGGTGCTCAACAACTACGAGACGGGCTACCCGTTCGCCTGCCTGGAGTCGTCCATCATCTCCGCGGCGCGCACCGCCGGCTCGGCCGTGCTGGGCGCGCAGTGGATGAACGGCGGCAAGCGCCACGCGCGCTGCCTGGGCATCGTCGGCAACGGCCTCATCGCCCGGTACATCTACCAGTTCCTGCTCCAGGCCGGCTGGGAGGTGGACGAGGTCCTCCTCCACGACAGCACCCCCGGTGAGTCCGAGCGCTTCGCTCGCGAGGTGTGCCTCCCCGAGCGCCACCAGCGCGTGGGCTCGGCTCCGGATTTGAACACCTGCCTGCGGCGCAGTGACGTCATCGTCCTGGCCACCACCGCCGGCACGCCCCACATCACCGACTGGGAGCTGCTGGCGCATAACCCCGTGGTGCTCCACATCTCGCTGCGCGACATCGCGCCCGAGCTGGTGCTGCGCTCGTACAACATCGTCGACGACGTGGAGCACGTGATGAAGGCGAACACGTCGCCGCACCTGGCGGAGAAGCTGTCCGGTGGCCGGGGCTTCGTCACCGGCACCCTGGCGCAGCTCATCCGTGGCGAGTGCAAGGTGGACCGCTCGCGGCCGGCCCTCTTCAGCCCGTTCGGGCTCGGCGTGCTGGACCTGGCCGTGGGCCACTGGGTCTACGAGCGCGCCGTGGCCGAGGGCACGGCGCTGCAGGTGCCCGACTTCTTCTTCGAGCTGAAGCGGTAG
- a CDS encoding cyclic peptide export ABC transporter — translation MRVLRFLLGQSRFLVLLSIGCGLLAGASSTGLLSMIHEVLTGATQDTSRLAWRFAAFCGVALLSRIVSQLALTRLQLEAVYALRMNFSRRMLATPLRKLEQSGAHRLLAMLTNDVQTLGDSLWMMPTLVINMALVAGSLGYMAWLSWRLFFVFLGLMLVALVSYWLPSLPAFGLFEKARNVNDTLFKHLRALTVGFKELKLHRERRESFLREDLEGAATELKQLQWQVSLRLVLTNSWGMLAFFMIIGLLLLVVPRFLPVQPGELVAYTLVVLYLQQPLESLTNLVPMVGRGNVALARLESLSLDGGDESRALPPGQPPPRSTFQRLELRGVTHSYHREQEDGRFTLGPIDLTLARGEIVFLVGGNGSGKTTLAKLVTGLYAPEGGEVLLDGKRVGPETQGLYREHFATVFADFHLFDALLGLPLSMRDGKAEQYLKRLHLDRKVSIRPDGTLSTVELSTGQRKRLALLVAWLEDRPVYVFDEWAADQDPTFKEVFYEQLLPELRREGRAVLVISHDNRYFHLADRILRLESGQLLAPESQAA, via the coding sequence TTGAGAGTCCTCCGTTTCCTTCTTGGCCAGTCACGCTTCCTGGTGCTCCTGTCCATCGGCTGTGGCCTGCTGGCGGGCGCGAGCAGCACCGGCCTGCTGTCCATGATTCACGAGGTGCTGACCGGAGCGACCCAGGACACCTCACGGCTGGCCTGGCGCTTCGCGGCCTTCTGCGGGGTGGCGCTGCTCTCCCGCATCGTCTCCCAGCTCGCGCTCACCCGGCTCCAGCTCGAAGCCGTGTACGCGCTGCGCATGAACTTCAGCCGGCGCATGCTGGCCACGCCCCTGCGCAAGCTGGAGCAGTCCGGCGCCCACCGGCTGCTCGCCATGCTGACCAATGACGTGCAGACCCTGGGCGACAGCCTCTGGATGATGCCCACCCTGGTCATCAACATGGCCCTCGTCGCCGGCAGCCTCGGCTACATGGCCTGGCTCTCCTGGCGCCTCTTCTTCGTCTTCCTGGGGCTGATGCTGGTGGCGCTGGTGAGCTACTGGCTGCCGTCCCTGCCGGCCTTCGGGCTCTTCGAGAAGGCGCGCAACGTCAACGACACCCTCTTCAAGCACCTGCGCGCGCTCACCGTCGGCTTCAAGGAGCTGAAGCTGCACCGCGAGCGCCGCGAGTCCTTCCTGCGCGAGGACCTGGAGGGCGCCGCCACCGAGCTCAAGCAGCTCCAGTGGCAGGTGTCCCTGCGGCTCGTCCTCACCAACAGCTGGGGCATGCTGGCCTTCTTCATGATCATCGGGCTGTTGCTGCTCGTCGTCCCCCGCTTCCTGCCGGTGCAACCTGGCGAGCTGGTGGCCTACACGCTGGTGGTGCTCTACCTGCAACAGCCGCTCGAGTCGCTCACCAACCTGGTACCCATGGTGGGCCGTGGCAACGTCGCCCTGGCCCGGCTGGAGTCACTGTCCCTGGACGGGGGCGACGAGAGCCGCGCGCTGCCGCCCGGCCAGCCCCCGCCGCGCTCCACCTTCCAGCGCCTGGAGCTGCGCGGTGTCACGCACAGCTACCACCGCGAGCAGGAGGATGGGCGCTTCACCCTGGGCCCCATCGACCTGACGCTCGCGCGGGGCGAAATCGTCTTCCTGGTGGGCGGCAATGGCAGCGGAAAGACGACGCTCGCCAAGCTGGTGACGGGCCTGTACGCCCCGGAGGGCGGCGAGGTCCTCCTCGACGGCAAGCGCGTGGGGCCGGAAACCCAGGGCCTGTACCGCGAGCACTTCGCCACCGTCTTCGCCGACTTCCACCTCTTCGACGCGCTGCTCGGACTGCCGCTGTCGATGCGCGACGGGAAGGCCGAGCAGTACCTGAAGCGCCTGCACCTGGACCGCAAGGTGTCCATCCGCCCGGACGGCACGCTCTCCACGGTGGAGCTGTCCACGGGCCAGCGCAAGCGGCTGGCGCTGCTCGTCGCCTGGCTGGAGGACCGGCCCGTGTACGTCTTCGACGAGTGGGCCGCGGACCAGGACCCCACCTTCAAGGAGGTCTTCTACGAGCAGCTCCTCCCCGAGCTCAGGCGCGAGGGCCGCGCCGTGCTCGTCATCAGCCACGACAACCGCTACTTCCACCTGGCCGACCGCATCCTCCGCCTCGAGTCCGGCCAGCTGCTGGCCCCGGAGAGCCAGGCCGCCTGA